The Dictyoglomus sp. genomic interval TATAACTATAAATCCTGAGATAAAGTGCTTGCTTTTATCTACTTCCTATTTTCATTTTTGCCCTCACTTCTTAGTTTTAGGGAGAAAGAGAAACATACTTAAGCCTTCCAAAACTATGAATATGTCCCTCCCTAATTTCTTCTTTTAAGCCCCATTTTTCTATGACAACTTTGCCTAAACTTCCTGAAGCATGTATTATTTGAACAGAATCTTCATCTACTTTTATTACTAAACCGCAATGTTCTACCTTATTTTCTTTATTTGCTATATATACAATATCGCCTTCAACAATCTCATCTTTTTCCAAAAGTCTCGAGTTTTCAGTATATAATGTAAAAACGTCTATATCTTTTGCGGGTTTTCCTTTGTATAAAAACATGATATTATGTATAACCTGTTTATATGCCCATATGACTAAGCCTGAACAGTCAAATCCAATATTAGGGTCTTGTTCTCCCCACACATAGGGCTTGTTTACTTGTTGTAAAGCATGCTCCAAAGCTTTATTTGCTTGTTCGGGGCTAACTTCTTTCTGTAGATATGGAATATGGCTACATCCAGCCATTAGAAC includes:
- a CDS encoding NlpC/P60 family protein; protein product: MLFKNMIILYLLMLVLMAGCSHIPYLQKEVSPEQANKALEHALQQVNKPYVWGEQDPNIGFDCSGLVIWAYKQVIHNIMFLYKGKPAKDIDVFTLYTENSRLLEKDEIVEGDIVYIANKENKVEHCGLVIKVDEDSVQIIHASGSLGKVVIEKWGLKEEIREGHIHSFGRLKYVSLSP